Proteins from a single region of Anastrepha ludens isolate Willacy chromosome 5, idAnaLude1.1, whole genome shotgun sequence:
- the LOC128864701 gene encoding tyrosine-protein kinase Drl, which yields MDVIFSFAGVSAELYYVRDGQVNDYALNFAVPVPANVNEISFTWQSLAHHPLPYSVNIITSEPFVLPRPMLNISRIGEIPLEPQTFAVSLKCSGTRDAEVEVTIAIEIILDRKTNNITDLMFRRKKICLAGPQDDGRHSSSSSGSSSSGSSNMNMQINHPVEGIFKDSTSVNSAHDAEVAKVGGDSVSDDHATSSDEQHTMDENLLGGGRLSGAGTVLHDFDPMLKETLAPPTSGVTTLIVGGILALLLVTTLIVIAYCAKGPTKRQNHGVHLIKTSSFQRLPTISSTAHNSIYVCPSVITPTYATLTRPFREYEHEPEEFNRRLNELTVQKCRVRLSSLVQEGTYGRIYKGTYSDCQEVLVKTVAQHASQMQVSLLLQEGMMLYDASHPNVLSVLGVTIEDFTTPFVLYPASNNTRNLKLFLQEPAYARSVTTIQTVLMSSQLAMAMEHLHNHGVIHKDVAARNCVIDDQLRVKLTDSSLSRDLFPADYNCLGDGENRPIKWMSLEAIQKKHFNEGSDVWSFGVLMWEMCTLGKLPYAEIDPYEMEHYLKDGYRLAQPYNCPDELFTIMAYCWAVLPTERPSFSQLQICLSEFHTQITRYV from the exons ATGGACGTTATCTTCTCTTTTGCAGGTGTCTCTGCTGAGCTGTACTATGTGCGCGATGGCCAAGTCAATGATTATGCGCTTAACTTTGCCGTGCCCGTACCAGCGAACGTCAACGAAATCTCATTCACATGGCAAAGTCTAGCCCACCATCCGCTACCCTACAGTGTCAACATTATTACATCAGAGCCGTTCGTGCTGCCGCGGCCAATGCTGAATATTTCGCGCATCGGTGAAATTCCATTGGAGCCACAGACATTCGCTGTCAGCCTGAAGTGTTCTGGCACTCGCGATGCAGAAGTCGAGGTCACCATCGCCATCGAAATAATATTGGACCGAAAGACGAACAACATAACAGACTTGATGTTCAGACGTAAAAAAATTTGCCTTGCTGGCCCACAGGATGACGGTCGACACAGCAGTAGCAGTAGTGGTAGTAGTAGCAGTGGTAGTAGCAACATGAACATGCAGATTAATCACCCAGTCGAGGGTATTTTCAAAGACTCTACAAGTGTTAATTCTGCACATGATGCCGAGGTTGCCAAGGTGGGTGGGGATAGTGTGAGTGATGATCATGCGACCAGTAGCGATGAGCAACACACAATGGATGAAAACTTGTTGGGTGGTGGCCGCTTAAGCGGTGCAGGCACTGTTTTACATGACTTCGATCCAATGTTAAAAGAGACTCTCGCACCACCGACTAGTGGTGTCACCACACTAATAGTTGGTGGCATTCTAGCTTTACTGCTTGTCACTACACTCATCGTTATCGCCTATTGCGCCAAAGGTCCCACGAAACGTCAAAATCATGGTGTACATCTGATAAAGACTTCCAGCTTCCAACGCCTACCGACTATATCATCAACTGCACACAATTCCATCTACGTGTGCCCGTCGGTAATCACACCAACTTATGCCACACTCACGCGTCCTTTTCGCGAATATGAGCACGAACCCGAGGAGTTCAATCGGCGTCTCAACGAACTTACAGTGCAAAAGTGTCGAGTGCGTCTTTCGAGTCTGGTGCAGGAGGGCACATATGGGCGCATCTATAAAGGCACTTACAGCGATTGTCAGGAGGTGTTGGTAAAAACGGTCGCCCAGCATGCCAGTCAAATGCAAGTATCACTTTTGCTACAGGAAGGCATGATGCTTTACGATGCGTCCCACCCGAACGTTCTCTCCGTTTTAGGCGTCACAATCGAGGATTTTACCACACCATTCGTGCTCTATCCGGCAAGCAATAATACACGAAACCTTAAGTTGTTCCTCCAAGAACCGGCATACGCGCGTAGTGTGACCACTATCCAAACCGTACTTATGTCGTCGCAACTAGCAATGGCAATGGAACACCTGCACAATCATGGTGTAATACATAAAGATGTGGCGGCCAGGAATTGCGT CATTGACGACCAGCTACGCGTCAAATTAACCGATAGTTCTCTAAGCCGCGATCTGTTTCCAGCTGATTACAACTGTTTGGGTGACGGTGAGAATCGACCCATTAAATGGATGTCTCTTGAAGCCATACAAAAGAAACACTTCAACGAGGGCAGCGATGTGTGGTCCTTTGGCGTCCTGATGTGGGAGATGTGCACACTGGGTAAACTCCCGTACGCCGAGATCGATCCATACGAAATGGAGCACTACTTGAAAGACGGTTACCGCTTGGCACAGCCCTATAACTGTCCAGATGAATT ATTTACCATAATGGCTTACTGCTGGGCAGTGCTACCAACGGAACGTCCCTCATTTAGCCAATTGCAAATATGCCTTTCGGAATTCCATACGCAAATCACCAGATATGTCTAA
- the LOC128863785 gene encoding mucin-1-like — protein sequence MKVFITVTIFAAIAVVGANCGMTDTKQGMVSSSYGGGYGGGSSSSYSASAPASAPSYGGSSSSYAAPAAPAAAPSYGGASSSYSAPAAPAAAPSYGGGSSSSYAAPAAPAAAPSYGGASSSYSAPAAPAAAPSYGGGSSSSYAAPAAPAAAPSYGGPSSSYSAPAAPAAAPSYGGSSLLYGGSSSLYGGGSSASHSGAGSLSYGGSSSSVPYRGASSSYAAPPCPRNYLFSCQPSLSPVGCSSSGSSSGYGSAAAYSQYVPSYALPPIGYGY from the coding sequence ATGAAAGTCTTTATCACTGTCACCATCTTCGCGGCTATCGCCGTTGTGGGCGCAAATTGCGGAATGACTGATACCAAACAGGGCATGGTATCCTCATCGTATGGCGGCGGATATGGTGGTGGATCTTCTTCATCTTACTCTGCATCAGCTCCAGCTTCAGCACCATCATACGGTGGTTCTTCCTCATCGTACGCCGCACCAGCAGCTCCCGCAGCTGCACCATCATACGGTGGCGCTTCATCGTCGTACTCAGCGCCTGCTGCTCCCGCAGCTGCACCATCATACGGTGGTGGCTCTTCCTCTTCTTATGCAGCACCTGCAGCTCCCGCAGCTGCACCATCATACGGTGGCGCTTCATCGTCGTACTCAGCGCCTGCTGCTCCCGCAGCTGCACCATCATACGGTGGTGGTTCTTCCTCATCTTACGCAGCACCTGCAGCTCCGGCAGCTGCACCATCATACGGTGGCCCTTCATCGTCGTACTCAGCGCCTGCAGCTCCGGCAGCTGCACCATCATACGGTGGTTCATCCTTATTATACGGTGGTTCATCCTCATTATACGGTGGTGGTTCTTCCGCATCCCACTCAGGAGCTGGATCACTGTCATACGGAGGTTCTTCCTCGTCTGTGCCGTATCGTGGAGCTTCCTCGTCGTATGCTGCGCCGCCATGCCCAAGAAATTATCTGTTCAGTTGTCAGCCTTCCTTATCGCCAGTAGGATGCTCTTCATCGGGTAGCAGTAGCGGATACGGCTCAGCGGCTGCTTACTCCCAATATGTGCCATCGTACGCACTCCCACCAATTGGATACGGCTATTGA